Proteins encoded within one genomic window of Amycolatopsis nigrescens CSC17Ta-90:
- a CDS encoding OmpL47-type beta-barrel domain-containing protein yields MSLRRTLLVVLSVLAMVFALAGPSAAQPATAAPPPDPGPSTTVTAGNTELHHPSDDFEKKKLTADVGEPMALAVLPDARVLMTDRRGVVSLFDPVTYNVVEAGRIAVYTGEEDGLQGIAIDPAFAENHWVYVYYSPAGPEPKNRLARFKLEGNALVPASEQVIIEVTTQRDLCCHVGGDIDFDAAGNLYLSTGDNTNSWASDGYTPIDEREGRSAFDAQRSSANTNDLRGKLLRIKMQEDGSYTIPDGNLFAPGTEKTRPEIYYMGLRNPFRFSVDKKTGWVYIGVVGPDASADNPDRGPRQYDELLLIKEPGNSGWPYCIADDIPYNDFDFATGTSGPKFDCDKLVNDSPNNTGLTDLPPSDDPLIWYPYACFDKFPQIDCPGGGTAMGGPVYRFDPNLESNTKFPADYDGAEFFYEYSRGFVKTVRTDDQGALKSIDPFLAELDFNQPMDMEFGPEGSLYVLEYGGGFFTPGPYAGLYRIDYTQGQHSPTATVTATPTSGDAPLQVGFDASKSADADGDAISFAWDFNGDGVNDAEGPTASHAYGQNGSYSAKLTVTDDTGRFSVVRVDISVGNHAPEVVLEFPDDGATFSFGDEVSYRVKVTDAEDGTIGNGVDCSAVQVQLALGHDSHAHPQSNKQGCEGVIKIQEEAGHGGDANLFTVLRASYADKGGQDVGSASGTHEIILQPKHKQAEHHSRAQGVQVTADEQAEGRNLVGGITGGDWISFDPLSLQSVDTVSFRAKTTGVGGGIELRQGAPDGPVLGKAEVPAGTAGSFVDIAPIPVTDPGGSMELFAVFTGADNAFGLDSLKFNGLGATGPLNVHATSDVKKGSVPLDVTFRATATPAPAGAKYTWDFGDGTTGTGAEAKHTYAATGDYTAKVTLTDANGKARGTASAAVGVVDPVRGAVAVTPESAELPAGTPHEVTAKFTPESGSAAGQPVTVEVYRKSEASPLPPGLQGTPYLRAERKVLPADDTGTVKMPYTSTVASTDLVVACAAYGDSCGRGDGTLAVTDQGAANLRTDVAVDTAGVVWSAKPDADGFVNLFDGQTLAGWDHAGNGRFEVTNGLLQPRGGYGNLWYADQQFTDYVLEADYESFDVSANSGLYQRFDNPGAAGREGYEVAILDRVDNQINRTGSLSGVKAATHLAAKPPYGGWNTFSIRVVGNTYTVTLNGQVVTEYTGDGSRGTGKRIGIENANDSLRFRNIKIKPLTAPDVTAPVSTASTQPSAPDGAQGWFVSGPVTVNLAATDPGEGASGVAGSEYRIGDGPWTAYTAPFAVTGEGAHAVQYRSKDKAGNVEEVRSLPVNIDTGAPSVTASFGEPGDGGWHDGVVELALSGEDGGSGLALVESSVDGGPWTPYTGVIPVRGDGQHTVLYRSVDVAGNVSAEKAATILIDATRPTLLVDGVANGRVYGDASDLVLSWRAEDASSGVASVAGTLNGQALSSGAYLPLHTLNLGLQQLSVVATDNAGNRTEQNLSFATSTSTRDLGQLIDRFRASNRLSLTAYTQLGDQLRKARLAEASGDDLATIAELRKFTALAGDAALVRAPDIRAVLTRDADTVITSIEGGQ; encoded by the coding sequence ATGTCTTTACGCCGAACACTGCTCGTCGTCCTTTCCGTCCTCGCCATGGTGTTCGCGCTGGCGGGCCCGTCCGCCGCGCAGCCTGCCACGGCCGCGCCACCGCCCGATCCCGGCCCGTCCACCACGGTCACCGCGGGCAACACCGAACTGCACCACCCCTCGGACGACTTCGAGAAGAAGAAGCTGACCGCGGACGTCGGGGAGCCGATGGCGCTGGCCGTGCTGCCGGACGCGCGGGTGCTGATGACCGACCGCCGCGGGGTGGTGAGCCTGTTCGACCCGGTCACCTACAACGTCGTCGAGGCAGGCCGGATCGCCGTCTACACCGGTGAAGAGGACGGCCTGCAGGGCATCGCGATCGACCCCGCCTTCGCCGAGAACCACTGGGTCTACGTCTACTACTCGCCGGCCGGGCCGGAGCCGAAGAACCGGCTCGCCCGCTTCAAGCTCGAAGGCAACGCGCTGGTGCCCGCGAGCGAACAGGTGATCATCGAGGTGACCACCCAGCGCGACCTGTGCTGCCACGTCGGCGGGGACATCGACTTCGACGCCGCCGGCAACCTCTATCTGTCCACAGGGGACAACACGAACTCCTGGGCCTCGGACGGCTACACCCCGATCGACGAACGTGAAGGCCGGTCCGCCTTCGACGCGCAGCGTTCCTCCGCCAACACCAACGACCTGCGCGGCAAGCTGCTGCGGATCAAGATGCAGGAGGACGGCAGTTACACCATCCCTGATGGCAACCTGTTCGCCCCCGGCACCGAGAAGACCAGGCCCGAGATCTACTACATGGGCCTGCGCAACCCGTTCCGCTTCTCGGTGGACAAGAAGACCGGCTGGGTCTACATCGGCGTGGTCGGCCCGGACGCCAGCGCGGACAACCCGGACCGCGGCCCGCGCCAGTACGACGAACTGCTGCTGATCAAGGAACCCGGTAACAGCGGCTGGCCGTACTGCATCGCCGACGACATCCCGTACAACGACTTCGACTTCGCCACCGGCACCTCCGGGCCGAAGTTCGACTGCGACAAGCTGGTCAACGACTCGCCGAACAACACCGGCCTGACCGACCTGCCGCCGTCCGACGACCCGCTGATCTGGTATCCCTACGCCTGTTTCGACAAGTTCCCGCAGATCGACTGCCCCGGCGGCGGTACCGCGATGGGCGGCCCGGTCTACCGGTTCGACCCGAACCTGGAGTCCAACACCAAGTTCCCGGCCGACTACGACGGCGCCGAGTTCTTCTACGAGTACTCGCGCGGGTTCGTGAAGACGGTGCGCACCGACGACCAGGGCGCGCTGAAGTCGATCGACCCATTCCTTGCGGAGCTGGACTTCAACCAGCCGATGGACATGGAGTTCGGTCCGGAGGGTTCGCTCTACGTGCTGGAGTACGGCGGCGGGTTCTTCACGCCCGGCCCGTATGCCGGGCTGTACCGGATCGACTACACGCAGGGCCAGCATTCCCCGACCGCGACCGTCACCGCGACCCCGACCTCGGGTGACGCGCCGCTGCAGGTGGGCTTCGACGCCTCGAAGTCGGCCGACGCCGACGGTGACGCGATCAGCTTCGCCTGGGATTTCAACGGCGACGGGGTGAACGACGCCGAGGGCCCGACCGCGTCCCATGCCTACGGGCAGAACGGTTCCTACAGCGCGAAACTGACCGTCACCGATGACACCGGCCGGTTCAGCGTGGTGCGGGTGGACATCTCCGTCGGCAACCACGCGCCCGAGGTGGTGCTGGAGTTCCCCGATGACGGCGCCACCTTCTCCTTCGGGGACGAAGTTTCCTACCGGGTCAAGGTGACCGACGCCGAGGACGGCACGATCGGCAACGGCGTGGACTGCAGCGCGGTCCAGGTGCAGCTGGCGCTCGGGCACGACTCGCACGCCCATCCGCAGTCCAACAAGCAGGGCTGCGAAGGGGTGATCAAGATCCAGGAGGAGGCCGGGCACGGCGGGGACGCCAACCTGTTCACCGTGCTGCGCGCCAGTTATGCGGACAAGGGCGGCCAGGACGTCGGTTCCGCTTCCGGCACGCACGAGATCATCCTGCAGCCCAAGCACAAGCAGGCCGAGCACCACAGCCGCGCGCAAGGCGTGCAGGTGACCGCGGACGAGCAGGCCGAGGGCCGCAACCTGGTCGGCGGCATCACCGGCGGGGACTGGATCTCCTTCGACCCGCTGAGCCTGCAGTCGGTGGACACGGTGAGCTTCCGGGCGAAGACCACCGGTGTCGGCGGCGGGATCGAACTGCGCCAGGGCGCACCGGATGGTCCGGTGCTCGGCAAGGCGGAGGTGCCCGCCGGTACCGCTGGGTCCTTTGTGGACATAGCGCCGATACCGGTGACCGACCCCGGCGGCAGCATGGAGCTGTTCGCGGTGTTCACCGGTGCGGACAACGCCTTCGGGCTGGACTCGCTGAAGTTCAACGGTCTCGGCGCCACCGGTCCGCTGAACGTGCACGCGACCAGCGACGTCAAGAAGGGCTCGGTCCCGCTCGACGTGACCTTCCGGGCGACCGCGACCCCGGCACCCGCCGGGGCCAAGTACACCTGGGACTTCGGCGACGGCACCACTGGCACCGGTGCCGAGGCGAAGCACACCTACGCCGCGACGGGTGACTACACCGCGAAGGTCACGCTGACCGACGCGAACGGGAAGGCGCGCGGCACCGCGAGTGCCGCGGTCGGCGTGGTCGATCCGGTGCGGGGCGCGGTGGCCGTCACCCCGGAGTCGGCCGAGCTGCCGGCCGGGACCCCGCACGAGGTGACCGCGAAGTTCACCCCGGAATCGGGCTCGGCGGCCGGGCAGCCGGTGACCGTGGAGGTCTACCGGAAGTCCGAGGCGAGCCCGTTGCCCCCGGGTCTGCAGGGCACGCCGTATCTGCGGGCGGAACGGAAGGTGCTGCCCGCGGACGACACCGGCACCGTGAAGATGCCGTACACCAGCACGGTCGCGTCGACCGATCTGGTGGTCGCCTGTGCCGCGTACGGAGACTCGTGCGGCCGTGGTGACGGCACCCTCGCGGTGACCGACCAGGGTGCGGCGAACCTCCGCACCGACGTGGCGGTGGACACCGCCGGTGTGGTGTGGAGCGCGAAACCCGACGCGGACGGGTTCGTGAACCTGTTCGACGGCCAGACGCTGGCCGGCTGGGACCACGCCGGCAACGGGCGGTTCGAGGTGACGAACGGGCTGCTCCAGCCACGCGGCGGTTACGGCAACCTGTGGTACGCCGACCAGCAGTTCACCGACTACGTGCTCGAAGCGGACTACGAAAGCTTCGACGTGAGCGCGAACTCCGGTCTGTACCAGCGTTTCGACAACCCGGGCGCGGCGGGCCGGGAAGGCTACGAGGTGGCCATCCTGGACCGGGTGGACAACCAGATCAACCGCACCGGCTCGCTTTCCGGGGTCAAGGCGGCCACCCATCTGGCGGCCAAACCGCCCTACGGCGGGTGGAACACCTTCTCCATCCGGGTGGTCGGCAACACCTACACGGTGACGCTGAACGGGCAGGTGGTGACCGAGTACACCGGCGACGGCAGCCGCGGCACCGGCAAGCGGATCGGCATCGAGAACGCCAACGACTCGCTGCGCTTCCGCAATATCAAGATCAAGCCGCTGACCGCGCCGGACGTGACCGCGCCGGTGAGCACGGCGAGCACCCAGCCGTCCGCGCCGGACGGCGCGCAGGGTTGGTTCGTCTCCGGCCCGGTCACGGTGAACCTCGCCGCGACCGACCCCGGCGAGGGCGCCAGCGGGGTCGCCGGTAGCGAGTACCGGATCGGCGACGGGCCGTGGACCGCTTACACCGCACCGTTCGCGGTGACCGGCGAAGGCGCGCACGCGGTGCAGTACCGCTCGAAGGACAAGGCGGGCAACGTTGAGGAGGTCAGGTCGCTGCCGGTCAACATCGACACCGGCGCGCCGTCGGTCACCGCGAGCTTCGGCGAACCGGGCGACGGAGGCTGGCACGACGGTGTGGTGGAGCTGGCACTGTCCGGCGAGGACGGCGGCTCCGGGCTCGCCCTAGTCGAGTCCAGTGTGGACGGTGGGCCGTGGACGCCGTACACCGGCGTCATCCCGGTCCGCGGCGACGGCCAGCACACCGTGCTCTACCGGTCGGTGGACGTGGCGGGGAACGTCTCGGCGGAGAAGGCCGCGACGATCCTGATCGACGCCACCCGGCCGACCCTGCTGGTGGACGGGGTCGCCAACGGCCGGGTCTACGGCGACGCCAGCGATCTGGTGCTCAGCTGGCGGGCGGAGGACGCGTCCTCCGGCGTCGCCTCGGTGGCCGGGACGCTGAACGGGCAGGCGTTGTCCTCCGGCGCGTACCTCCCGCTGCACACCCTGAACCTCGGCCTGCAGCAGTTGTCCGTGGTGGCCACCGACAACGCCGGCAACCGCACCGAGCAGAACCTGTCCTTCGCCACCTCGACGTCCACCCGAGACCTCGGGCAGCTGATCGACCGGTTCCGGGCCAGCAACCGGCTCTCGCTCACCGCGTATACGCAGCTGGGTGACCAGCTTCGCAAGGCGCGGCTGGCCGAGGCGAGTGGCGACGACCTGGCCACCATCGCCGAGCTGCGGAAGTTCACCGCACTGGCCGGGGACGCGGCACTGGTCAGGGCACCGGACATCCGGGCGGTGCTGACCAGGGACGCCGACACGGTCATCACCTCGATCGAAGGAGGGCAGTGA
- a CDS encoding 3-keto-disaccharide hydrolase gives MSQAMRRLMVLAAGVALSAVLVAPADAAQPVRLFDGTSTEGWSQAGPGGFDVGGGKLTSRDGMGLLWYHGRQFGDFILTLDWRVTSATDNSGVFLRFPDPGGDPWVGVNSGYEIQINDNPAGDPQKTGAVYNFQQAARRASKPVGQWNSYLIKVVGQRYQVFLNGELVNDFTGTHPDRGRTGYVGLQNHDPTTHAQFRNLWLRPLT, from the coding sequence ATGTCCCAGGCGATGCGACGGCTGATGGTCCTGGCCGCGGGAGTCGCGCTCAGCGCGGTGCTGGTGGCGCCGGCGGACGCGGCCCAGCCGGTCCGGCTCTTCGACGGCACCTCCACCGAGGGCTGGTCGCAGGCGGGCCCCGGCGGGTTCGACGTCGGCGGCGGGAAGCTGACCAGCCGGGACGGGATGGGGCTGCTCTGGTACCACGGCAGGCAGTTCGGCGACTTCATCCTGACCCTGGACTGGCGGGTCACGTCGGCGACCGACAACTCCGGGGTGTTCCTGCGGTTCCCGGACCCCGGCGGCGATCCGTGGGTGGGCGTGAACTCCGGTTACGAGATCCAGATCAACGACAACCCGGCCGGCGACCCGCAGAAGACTGGCGCCGTCTACAACTTCCAGCAGGCGGCGCGGCGGGCGTCCAAGCCGGTCGGGCAGTGGAACTCGTACCTGATCAAGGTGGTCGGCCAGCGGTACCAGGTCTTCCTCAACGGTGAGCTGGTGAACGACTTCACCGGCACCCACCCGGACCGGGGCCGCACCGGCTACGTCGGCCTGCAGAACCACGACCCCACCACGCACGCCCAATTCCGCAACCTCTGGCTCCGCCCCCTCACCTGA
- a CDS encoding AMP-binding protein, producing the protein MAGAPAVPSYSSGVSEVPLLGDTIGDNFDRTAAAFGDRDALVDRTDGRRWTYRVLAAEVNTVALGLLELGITKGDRVGIWAPNCAEWTLTQYATAKIGAILVNINPAYRTHELEYVLNQAGIRLLVAAEKFKTSDYAGMITDVRPRCRALEHVLLIGGRDWNSLLDNGRAADAGRLAEVAGTLGADDPINIQYTSGTTGFPKGATLSHHNILNNGYFVGELCNYTELDRICIPVPFYHCFGMVMGNLAATTHGACMVIPAPSFDPKATLDAVRAERCTSLYGVPTMFIAELAEPEFESYDLSTLRTGIMAGSPCPVEVMKQVIDRMGMAEVSICYGMTETSPVSTQTRADDSVERRVSTVGRVGPHLEIKIVDPETGLTVPRGAPGELCTRGYSVMLGYWEEPEKTAEAIDAARWMHTGDLGVLDEAGYVNITGRIKDMVIRGGENLYPREIEEFLYTHPDILDAQVIGVPDQRYGEELMAWVRLREGAEPLTAESLREFCTGKLAHQKIPRYVHVVTEFPMTVTGKVRKIEMRERAVDLLGLHSLTQTKHA; encoded by the coding sequence ATGGCTGGCGCACCTGCCGTGCCGAGCTACTCGTCCGGGGTCTCGGAGGTCCCCCTGCTCGGCGACACCATCGGGGACAACTTCGACCGCACCGCCGCCGCCTTCGGCGACCGCGACGCCCTGGTGGACCGGACGGACGGGCGGCGCTGGACCTACCGCGTGCTGGCCGCCGAGGTGAACACCGTCGCGCTCGGCCTGCTCGAGCTGGGCATCACCAAGGGCGACCGGGTCGGCATCTGGGCGCCGAACTGTGCCGAGTGGACGCTGACCCAGTACGCCACCGCGAAGATCGGCGCGATCCTGGTCAACATCAACCCGGCCTACCGCACGCACGAACTGGAGTACGTGCTCAACCAGGCCGGCATCCGGCTGCTGGTCGCCGCGGAGAAGTTCAAGACCTCGGACTACGCCGGCATGATCACCGACGTTCGGCCGCGCTGCCGGGCGCTGGAGCACGTGCTGCTGATCGGCGGGCGGGACTGGAACTCCTTGCTGGACAACGGCCGTGCCGCGGACGCCGGCCGGCTCGCCGAGGTGGCCGGCACGCTCGGCGCGGACGACCCGATCAACATCCAGTACACCTCGGGCACCACCGGCTTCCCCAAGGGCGCCACCCTGAGCCACCACAACATCCTCAACAACGGCTACTTCGTCGGCGAGCTGTGCAACTACACCGAATTGGACCGGATCTGCATCCCGGTGCCCTTCTACCACTGCTTCGGCATGGTGATGGGCAACCTGGCGGCCACCACGCACGGCGCCTGCATGGTGATCCCGGCGCCGTCCTTCGACCCGAAGGCGACCCTGGACGCGGTGCGGGCCGAGCGGTGCACGTCGCTGTACGGCGTGCCGACCATGTTCATCGCCGAGCTTGCCGAGCCGGAGTTCGAGTCCTACGACCTGTCCACCCTGCGCACCGGGATCATGGCGGGCTCGCCCTGCCCGGTGGAGGTGATGAAGCAGGTGATCGACCGGATGGGCATGGCCGAGGTGTCCATCTGCTACGGCATGACCGAGACCTCCCCGGTGTCCACGCAGACCCGCGCGGACGACTCGGTGGAGCGCCGGGTGTCCACAGTGGGCAGGGTCGGGCCGCATCTGGAGATCAAGATCGTGGACCCGGAGACCGGGCTGACCGTGCCGCGCGGTGCGCCGGGCGAGCTGTGCACCCGGGGCTACTCGGTGATGCTGGGGTACTGGGAGGAGCCGGAGAAGACGGCCGAAGCGATCGACGCCGCGCGCTGGATGCACACCGGCGACCTTGGGGTGCTCGACGAGGCCGGCTACGTGAACATCACCGGCCGGATCAAGGACATGGTGATCCGCGGCGGCGAGAACCTGTACCCGCGCGAGATCGAGGAGTTCCTCTACACCCACCCGGACATCCTGGACGCGCAGGTGATCGGCGTGCCGGACCAGCGCTACGGGGAGGAGCTGATGGCCTGGGTGCGGCTGCGCGAGGGCGCCGAGCCGCTGACCGCGGAGTCCCTGCGCGAGTTCTGCACCGGAAAGCTGGCGCACCAGAAGATCCCGCGTTACGTGCACGTGGTCACCGAGTTCCCGATGACCGTCACCGGCAAGGTCCGCAAGATCGAGATGCGCGAGCGCGCCGTCGATCTCCTCGGCCTGCATTCCCTCACCCAGACCAAGCACGCCTGA
- a CDS encoding response regulator produces MRAVIAEDNVLLSEGLTLLLSRAGFEVVAKVPDGEGFVDAVTTHRPDITVVDVRMPPTFRDEGIRAAIEARRLVPGLPVLVLSQYVETSYAAELLADAAGGVGYLLKDRVGQVEEFTDALARVAGGGTVMDPEVVAQLLTRRADDPVETLTRREREVLALMAEGHGNTELRHRLHIAETSVQKHIGSIFAKLDLPASDTGHRRVLAVLAYLNSVRR; encoded by the coding sequence GTGCGCGCCGTGATCGCGGAGGACAACGTGCTGCTGTCCGAGGGGTTGACGCTGCTGCTCTCCCGCGCCGGGTTCGAGGTGGTCGCCAAGGTGCCCGACGGCGAAGGTTTCGTCGACGCGGTCACCACTCACCGACCGGACATCACCGTGGTGGACGTGCGGATGCCGCCGACCTTCCGCGACGAGGGCATCCGGGCGGCGATCGAGGCAAGGCGGCTGGTGCCGGGGCTGCCGGTGCTGGTGCTGTCCCAGTACGTCGAGACCAGCTACGCGGCCGAACTGCTGGCCGACGCCGCCGGCGGGGTCGGCTACCTGCTCAAGGACCGGGTCGGCCAGGTCGAGGAGTTCACCGACGCGCTGGCCAGGGTGGCGGGCGGCGGCACGGTGATGGACCCGGAGGTGGTCGCCCAGCTGCTCACCAGGCGGGCCGACGACCCGGTGGAGACCCTCACCCGCCGCGAACGCGAAGTGCTCGCGCTGATGGCCGAAGGGCACGGCAACACCGAGCTCCGCCACCGGCTGCACATCGCGGAAACCTCGGTGCAGAAGCACATCGGCAGCATCTTCGCGAAACTCGACCTGCCCGCATCGGACACCGGCCACCGCCGCGTCCTCGCCGTACTCGCCTACCTCAACAGCGTCCGCCGCTGA
- a CDS encoding sensor histidine kinase, which translates to MSALAKRLFRDVPYLLALVPASMVALLIPLFLAMAGMSVAVAGLGLVLVPFGFVGLRIWTDLHRTWAGYVLGRRVPTRLRPLEGSILSWWRQLFTDPATWRDLLWLPVQCALGFAVGMLSLILCALLPASILGMFFWWAPGTGGVTLIPSFPIHDWGTAFGTGIPTLLAGIGALVFVLPTLARGWAHLTRSILDRSGTEQLAERVDELTETRAEALDAHGAELRRIERDLHDGTQAKLVSIALRLGIAKQTLRDEPETAATLLQEARDGTEAAMGELRTIVRTIYPPILSDRGLVGALRSLVADAAVPVHADLEEVGPLPASVEAAAYFVVSEALTNVAKHAGARLVMVSVRRVGDRLDVEVTDDGRGGIDETAGTGVNGIRRRVAALDGIATVHSPAGGPTTIRVELPCAP; encoded by the coding sequence ATGAGCGCGCTCGCCAAGCGGCTGTTCCGGGACGTGCCGTACCTGCTGGCGTTGGTGCCGGCGTCCATGGTGGCGCTGCTGATCCCGTTGTTCCTGGCGATGGCCGGGATGTCGGTGGCGGTCGCCGGGCTCGGGCTGGTGCTGGTGCCCTTCGGCTTCGTCGGCCTGCGGATCTGGACCGACCTGCACCGCACCTGGGCCGGGTACGTGCTCGGCCGCCGGGTGCCGACCCGGCTCCGGCCGCTGGAGGGCAGCATCCTCAGCTGGTGGCGCCAGCTGTTCACCGATCCGGCCACCTGGCGGGACCTGCTCTGGCTGCCGGTCCAGTGCGCCCTCGGCTTCGCCGTCGGCATGCTGTCGTTGATCTTGTGCGCGCTGCTGCCCGCGTCGATCCTGGGCATGTTCTTCTGGTGGGCGCCCGGCACCGGCGGGGTGACGCTGATCCCGAGCTTCCCGATCCACGACTGGGGCACCGCCTTCGGCACCGGAATTCCCACGCTGCTGGCCGGAATCGGCGCGCTGGTCTTCGTCCTGCCCACGCTCGCCCGCGGCTGGGCGCACCTGACCAGGTCGATCCTGGACCGCTCCGGCACCGAGCAGCTCGCCGAGCGGGTGGACGAGCTCACCGAGACCAGGGCCGAGGCGCTGGACGCGCACGGCGCCGAGCTGCGCCGGATCGAGCGCGACCTGCACGACGGCACCCAGGCGAAACTGGTGTCCATCGCGCTCCGGCTCGGGATCGCGAAACAGACCCTGCGCGACGAGCCGGAGACCGCGGCGACCCTCCTGCAGGAGGCGCGCGACGGCACCGAAGCGGCGATGGGCGAGCTTCGAACCATCGTGCGCACGATCTACCCGCCGATCCTTTCCGACCGCGGGCTGGTGGGTGCGCTGCGGTCGCTGGTCGCGGACGCCGCCGTCCCGGTGCACGCCGACCTGGAGGAGGTCGGCCCGCTGCCGGCTTCGGTGGAGGCGGCCGCGTACTTCGTGGTGTCCGAGGCCCTGACCAATGTGGCCAAGCACGCCGGCGCACGGCTGGTCATGGTTTCGGTGCGGCGTGTTGGCGACCGGCTGGACGTGGAGGTCACCGACGACGGCCGCGGCGGGATCGACGAGACCGCCGGCACCGGCGTCAACGGCATCCGTCGCCGGGTCGCCGCGCTGGACGGGATCGCCACGGTGCACAGTCCGGCTGGCGGGCCGACCACGATCCGGGTGGAGCTGCCGTGCGCGCCGTGA
- a CDS encoding R2-like ligand-binding oxidase gives MTDTVSAHRTGFTTLRAGGLNWDSFPLRLFVKGNKKFWNPADIDFSRDAEDWAALNDEQRRSATYLCAQFIAGEEAVTEDIQPFMKAMSAEGRLGDEMYLTQFCFEEAKHTEVFRRWMDAVGLTADLHPYVADNPHYRKLFYEELPESLGVLESDPSPRNQIRASVTYNHVIEGTLALTGYYAWQKMCTEHRILPGMQELIRRIGDDERRHMAWGTFTCRRHVAADDSLWAVVGERMGELVPQALNMIQWLNDQFEEHPFGIDPEEFVHYAADRAQRRLGAIESARGADPAQIDLDYSPERLEETFGEEDAQAFATT, from the coding sequence ATGACCGACACCGTTTCCGCGCACCGGACCGGATTCACCACCCTGAGGGCGGGCGGGCTGAACTGGGACTCGTTCCCGTTGCGGCTCTTCGTCAAGGGGAACAAGAAGTTCTGGAACCCGGCCGACATCGACTTCAGCCGCGACGCCGAGGACTGGGCGGCGCTCAACGACGAGCAGCGCCGGTCCGCGACCTACCTGTGCGCGCAGTTCATCGCGGGCGAAGAGGCGGTCACCGAGGACATCCAGCCGTTCATGAAGGCGATGTCCGCCGAGGGCAGGCTCGGCGACGAGATGTACCTGACCCAGTTCTGCTTCGAAGAGGCCAAGCACACCGAGGTGTTCCGGCGCTGGATGGACGCGGTCGGGCTGACCGCGGACCTGCACCCGTACGTCGCGGACAACCCGCACTACCGCAAGCTCTTCTACGAGGAGCTGCCGGAGTCGCTCGGCGTCCTGGAGTCCGATCCCAGCCCGCGCAACCAGATCCGCGCCAGCGTCACCTACAACCACGTGATCGAGGGCACCCTCGCGCTGACCGGCTACTACGCCTGGCAGAAGATGTGCACCGAGCACCGGATCCTGCCCGGGATGCAGGAGCTGATCCGCCGGATCGGGGACGACGAGCGGCGGCACATGGCATGGGGCACGTTCACCTGCCGCCGGCACGTGGCGGCGGACGACAGCCTGTGGGCGGTGGTCGGCGAGCGGATGGGCGAGCTGGTGCCACAGGCGCTGAACATGATCCAGTGGCTGAACGACCAGTTCGAGGAGCATCCCTTCGGCATCGATCCCGAGGAGTTCGTGCACTACGCGGCAGACCGGGCGCAACGGCGGCTCGGTGCGATCGAGTCGGCCCGCGGCGCGGATCCGGCGCAGATCGACCTCGACTACTCGCCGGAGCGTCTGGAAGAAACCTTCGGCGAAGAGGACGCCCAAGCCTTCGCCACCACTTAG
- a CDS encoding TetR family transcriptional regulator yields MSEVTSFTERTRASLRETLLDAATALLPEKGYAGLRMADVAADSGVSRQTVYNEFGSKSALVQAVALRTAAEFLDGIGQRFAEAADLPGAIRAGVTFTIEHARENRLVAAALGTEAGEDLLPLLTTKGEPILRAATELAAGHYRERLPQLRPEYAELLAESVVRLSLSHLVLRTHSPGEAADAVCAVLTPAIRHYSSIVDTKSAVDTTK; encoded by the coding sequence GTGTCAGAGGTCACCAGCTTCACCGAACGGACCAGGGCTTCCCTGCGCGAGACGCTGCTCGACGCGGCCACCGCGCTGCTGCCCGAGAAGGGCTACGCCGGCCTCCGGATGGCCGACGTCGCGGCCGACAGCGGGGTGAGCCGGCAGACCGTCTACAACGAGTTCGGCAGCAAGTCCGCACTGGTGCAGGCGGTCGCGCTGCGCACCGCGGCGGAGTTCCTCGACGGCATCGGGCAGCGGTTCGCCGAGGCCGCCGATCTGCCCGGCGCGATCCGCGCCGGGGTCACCTTCACCATCGAGCACGCCAGGGAGAACCGCCTGGTGGCCGCGGCACTTGGCACCGAGGCCGGTGAAGACCTGCTGCCGCTGCTGACCACCAAGGGCGAGCCGATCCTGCGCGCGGCCACCGAGCTGGCCGCCGGCCACTACCGCGAGCGGCTGCCCCAGCTGCGCCCCGAGTACGCCGAACTGCTCGCGGAGAGCGTGGTGCGACTTTCGCTGAGCCACCTGGTGCTGCGCACCCATTCCCCCGGCGAGGCGGCGGACGCCGTCTGCGCGGTGCTCACCCCTGCCATCCGGCACTATTCGTCCATAGTGGACACAAAGAGCGCAGTGGACACAACGAAGTGA